A section of the Salmo salar chromosome ssa05, Ssal_v3.1, whole genome shotgun sequence genome encodes:
- the saks1 gene encoding SAPK substrate protein 1 isoform X1, producing MAEQTTLDSLLEMGFDRNRAEKAVAHTGNQGIERAMDWLMEHEGDPDIDEPYVPPVGNVLGGTGGSDPQQPSPAAQPTAEGTDPAADGSDQMIHDGDTKRPMTEEEKREQIKRLEELMRVKQEERRERERAEEVDREKQRRRQGQELLQVKQKLQEDEMKKMVDLRQREKNDDKMAKQRVRDKIARDREERALKFGGGSSSTALTSPSAEGPPSSPPSQGPPPAKKDYNECRIQVRMLDGSALTSVFKAQEPLAAVRVYIQMNGNAPEGQDFTLLSPYPRRVYTELDMEKPLQELGLVPSAVLVVAKK from the exons ATGGCAGAACAAACAACGTTGGACAGCCTGCTGGAAATGGGCTTTGACAGAAACAGAGC GGAAAAGGCTGTGGCACACACAGGAAACCAGGGCATAGAGCGGGCCATGGACTG GCTAATGGAACATGAGGGTGACCCAGACATTGACGAGCCCTATGTACCTCCTGTGGGGAACGTGCTTGGTGGAACTGGAGGAAGTGACCCACAACAGCCCAGTCCAGCAGCCCAACCCACAGCAGAAGGAACAGACCCTG CTGCAGACGGTAGTGATCAGATGATCCATGACGGGGATACCAAACGACCAATGACAGAGGAGGAGAAACGTGAGCAGATAAAGAG GCTAGAGGAGCTGATGCGGGTGAAGCAGGAGgagcggagagagagggaacgagcaGAGGAagtagacagagagaagcagaggaggAGGCAGGGCCAGGAGCTGCTGCAGGTCAAACAGAAACTGCAGGAAGATGAGATGAAAAAAATGGTCGACCTGCGCCAGAGAGAGAAGAACGATGACAAAATGGCCAA GCAGCGGGTGCGAGACAAGATAGCacgcgacagagaggagagagcactTAAG TTTGGAGGCGGTTCTTCCAGTACAGCTCTAACCTCCCCTTCAGCAGAGGGCCCTCCCTCCTCTCCGCCCAGTCAGGGCCCGCCTCCCGCCAAGAAGGACTATAACGAGTGCAGAATCCAG GTGCGTATGCTGGACGGCTCGGCGTTGACCTCCGTGTTCAAGGCACAGGAGCCGCTGGCTGCTGTGCGCGTCTACATCCAGATGAACGGCAACGCCCCCGAGGGCCAGGACTTTACGCTGCTCTCCCCATACCCCCGCCGCGTCTACACAGAACTGGACATGGAGAAACCCCTGCAGGA
- the LOC106604384 gene encoding EH domain-containing protein 1, with the protein MFRSRDKKTPEPFQDVSQGLKKLYRTKLFPLEDSYQFHDFHSPALEDADFDNKPMVLLVGQYSTGKTTFIRHLMEQDFPGMRIGPEPTTDSFIAVMHGDQEGMIPGNALVVDPKKPFRKLNAFGNAFLNRFTCAQMSNPVLESISIIDTPGILSGEKQRISRGYDFAAVLEWFAERVDRIILLFDAHKLDISDEFSEVIRALKNHEDKMRVVLNKADQINTQQLMRVYGALMWSLGKIINTPEVVRVYIGSFWAQPLLIPDNRKLFEAEEQDLFQDIQGLPRNAAIRKLNDLIKRARLAKVHAYIISSLKKEMPSVFGKENKKKELIANLGETYLKIEREHQISPGDFPKLQKMQELLAGHDFSKFSTMKPKLLEAVEDMLANDIARLMILVRQEEAAMPSQAVHGGAFEGTMSGPFGHGYGEGAGEGIDELEWVVGRDKPSYDEIFYTLSPINGKVSGAAAKKEMVKSKLPNTVLGKIWKLADVDKDGYLDDEEFALANHLIKVKLEGHELPGKLPEHLVPPSKRHQEIDMGE; encoded by the exons ATGTTCCGCTCAAGGGATAAAAAAACGCCAGAACCGTTCCAGGATGTTTCGCAAGGTTTGAAGAAACTTTACCGGACTAAACTCTTTCCCCTGGAGGACAGCTACCAATTCCACGACTTCCACTCACCGGCGCTTGAGGATGCGGACTTCGACAACAAACCCATGGTTCTCTTGGTCGGTCAGTACTCGACCGGGAAAACGACCTTTATTCGGCACCTGATGGAGCAAGACTTCCCCGGTATGAGGATAGGGCCCGAGCCGACGACAGACTCTTTCATAGCTGTGATGCACGGTGACCAGGAAGGGATGATACCTGGTAACGCCTTGGTTGTCGACCCCAAAAAACCCTTCCGCAAACTCAACGCATTTGGTAACGCGTTCCTCAACAG ATTTACGTGTGCTCAGATGTCCAACCCGGTCCTGGAGAGCATCAGTATCATTGATACCCCTGGAATCCTgtcaggagagaaacagaggataaGCAGAG GGTATGACTTTGCAGCGGTACTGGAGTGGTTTGCGGAGCGTGTGGACCGCATCATCCTCCTGTTTGACGCCCACAAGCTGGACATCTCAGACGAGTTCTCTGAGGTGATCCGCGCCCTGAAGAACCACGAGGACAAGATGCGCGTGGTGCTGAACAAGGCTGACCAGATCAACACACAGCAGCTGATGAGAGTCTACGGCGCCCTCATGTGGTCGCTGGGGAAGATCATCAACACACCCGAG GTGGTGAGGGTGTACATCGGGTCATTCTGGGCCCAGCCTCTCCTGATCCCTGACAACAGGAAGCTGTTTGAGGCTGAGGAACAGGACTTGTTCCAGGACATCCAGGGGCTTCCCCGGAATGCAGCGATACGGAAACTCAATGACCTCATCAAGAGGGCACGGCTGGCTAAG GTCCATGCCTACATCATCAGCTCTCTGAAGAAGGAGATGCCCAGTGTGTTTGGGAAGGAGAACAAGAAGAAGGAGCTGATCGCCAACCTGGGAGAGACGTACCTGAAGATAGAGAGGGAACATCAGATCTCCCCTGGAGACTTCCCTAAACTCCAGAAGATGCAG GAGCTCCTGGCTGGCCACGACTTCTCTAAGTTCTCTACCATGAAGCCCAAGCTGCTAGAGGCTGTGGAGGACATGTTGGCCAACGACATCGCCCGCCTCATGATCCTGGTCCGCCAGGAGGAAGCCGCCATGCCCAGCCAGGCTGTCCACGGAGGTGCCTTCGAGGGCACCATGTCCGGCCCCTTCGGCCACGGCTACGGAGAGGGAGCCGGGGAAGGCATCGACGAGCTGGAGTGGGTGGTGGGCAGGGACAAACCCTCATACGATGAGATTTTCTACACGCTGTCGCCGATCAATGGTAAAGTGTCGGGCGCGGCAGCCAAGAAGGAGATGGTGAAGTCCAAGCTGCCCAACACGGTCCTGGGCAAGATCTGGAAGCTGGCCGACGTGGATAAGGATGGTTACCTGGACGACGAGGAGTTTGCGTTGGCCAATCACCTGATCAAGGTGAAGCTGGAGGGGCATGAGCTGCCGGGGAAGCTTCCGGAACACCTAGTGCCACCTTCTAAACGCCACCAGGAGATTGACATGGGAGAGTGA
- the map1lc3cl gene encoding microtubule-associated proteins 1A/1B light chain 3C produces MPPFEKSMELMSFKQRKCLATRKHEVCSIRTKFPNKLPVIVERCLREKTLPLLDKTKFLVPFELTLGQFLCLLRSKIDLESTQALYLLVSERSMSCMSSSMGDVYSQYSDADGFLYITYASQDMFGGDVDATPPC; encoded by the exons ATGCCTCCCTTCGAGAAATCTATGGAGCTGATGTCTTTCAAGCAAAGAAAATGCCTTG CAACAAGAAAACATGAAGTGTGCAGTATTCGTACCAAATTCCCAAACAAGTTACCC GTGATCGTAGAGCGTTGCCTCCGTGAGAAAACCCTTCCCCTATTGGACAAGACCAAATTCCTGGTTCCATTCGAGCTGACCTTGGGTCAGTTCCTCTGTCTACTCAG gAGTAAGATTGACCTGGAGTCCACCCAGGCTCTGTACTTGTTGGTGTCGGAGAGGAGCATGTCCTGCATGTCGTCCAGTATGGGAGACGTCTACTCCCAGTACAGCGACGCGGATGGCTTCCTTTACATCACCTATGCCTCACAGGACATGTTCGGAGGGGATGTGGACGCTACCCCTCCCTGCTGA